A genomic segment from Deltaproteobacteria bacterium CG2_30_66_27 encodes:
- a CDS encoding AmmeMemoRadiSam system radical SAM enzyme yields MGKVAAYWGPDGDAVRCGLCPHRCRIAEGKAGICGVRENRGGTLFAATYGKVAAVAVDPVEKKPLFHFHPGARILSIGSVGCNFRCEFCQNYHLVLRQAPVEPVRIEELLRTARRENSVGIAYTYNEPFIQFEFVLECSKAFRAAGMKNVLVTNGYVNPDPLAELLPFVDAMNIDLKSMDPAFYRKICGGDLDPVLATIRAAAKATHVELTTLLYTGHNDADDQVRKVVDFVAETDREIPLHISRYFPAHRATAPPTPPDRLGAAYRIARERLPYVYVGNAHLPGAEDTVCPACHATVLRREGYHVDACGLSGDRCAACGARLRFVV; encoded by the coding sequence ATCGGCAAGGTCGCCGCGTACTGGGGCCCGGACGGGGACGCGGTGCGTTGCGGGCTGTGCCCCCACCGGTGCCGGATCGCGGAGGGAAAGGCCGGGATCTGCGGGGTCCGCGAGAACCGGGGAGGTACCCTCTTCGCCGCCACGTACGGGAAGGTCGCCGCCGTCGCGGTCGACCCCGTCGAGAAGAAGCCTCTGTTCCATTTCCACCCCGGCGCCCGCATCCTCTCCATCGGTTCCGTCGGGTGCAATTTCCGGTGCGAGTTCTGCCAGAACTACCATCTGGTCCTGCGGCAGGCCCCGGTCGAACCGGTGCGAATCGAGGAGTTGCTCCGAACGGCGCGCCGGGAGAATTCGGTGGGGATCGCATACACCTACAACGAACCGTTCATCCAGTTCGAGTTCGTCCTCGAATGCTCGAAGGCATTCCGGGCGGCGGGGATGAAAAACGTGCTGGTCACCAACGGATACGTGAACCCGGATCCGCTCGCCGAACTCCTGCCCTTCGTGGACGCGATGAACATCGACCTGAAGTCGATGGATCCCGCCTTCTATCGGAAGATCTGCGGAGGAGATCTCGACCCGGTCCTTGCGACGATCCGTGCGGCCGCGAAGGCGACCCATGTCGAGCTCACCACGCTCCTGTACACGGGACACAACGATGCGGACGATCAGGTCCGGAAGGTGGTCGACTTCGTCGCGGAGACGGACCGGGAGATCCCGCTCCACATCTCGCGCTACTTCCCGGCGCACCGCGCCACCGCCCCTCCGACGCCGCCGGACCGGCTCGGCGCGGCGTACCGCATCGCCCGGGAGCGGCTCCCGTACGTCTACGTCGGGAACGCGCACCTGCCGGGGGCGGAGGATACGGTCTGCCCGGCGTGCCATGCGACCGTCCTCCGCCGGGAGGGGTACCACGTCGACGCGTGCGGCCTGTCCGGTGACCGGTGCGCCGCCTGCGGCGCACGCCTGCGATTCGTGGTATGA
- a CDS encoding acylphosphatase — protein MAEVAEAHVVVSGRVQGVWFRGNTQRMAADAGVRGWVRNLPDRRVEAVLQGERAAVESMIDFMRTGPPGAAVIDCIVSWRPVGEVFHGFDIRY, from the coding sequence ATGGCCGAGGTCGCCGAAGCGCACGTCGTCGTCTCGGGGCGCGTGCAGGGGGTCTGGTTTCGCGGGAACACGCAGCGGATGGCCGCCGACGCGGGCGTCCGAGGGTGGGTGCGCAACCTTCCCGACCGTCGCGTGGAGGCGGTCCTCCAGGGAGAGCGCGCCGCGGTGGAGAGCATGATCGATTTCATGCGAACCGGGCCGCCCGGGGCCGCCGTGATCGATTGCATCGTTTCCTGGCGTCCGGTGGGGGAGGTGTTCCATGGCTTCGACATCCGCTACTGA